ATTGTCGACACGGTCGGACCTTTTGTGGCGCTCGTCAAGACGCACATTGATATTGTCGAGGACTTTGACTGGGACCTGATTGAGCAGCTGTCTGCTCTGAGCGTGAAGCACAAGTTCCTCATCTTTGAGGACCGCAAGTTTGCCGACATCGGTACGTTGCCACACTGACCCAGGAAACACCGTGAGCCTGCAGTACTCGGCCGGTGTGCACCGCATTGCGCACTGGTCGCACCTCACGAATGCGCACCTGATCCCCGGCCCGGGTATCATTTCCGGCCTTGCATCGGTTGGCAcgtcgctgcagcgcggcctgcttTTGCTCGCGGAAATGAGCACCAAGGGCAGCCTCACGACCGGCGCATACACCACGGCCAACGTCAAGGCGGCTATGGAGGACGAGAGCGACTTTGTGATGGGCTTCATTGCGATGCACCGCGTGCACGAGGACCCCGCGCACATCCCGGAAggcgcgaccgacgcgcaAAAGGCCAAGGACCTCTTGATCCTTACGCCGggcgtcggcctcgacgtgACCGGGGACGGCAAGGGCCAGCAGTACCGCACGCCCCACCAGGTCGTGCACGACAGTGGCTGCGACGTGATGATTGTCGGCCGCGGGATCTACAGTGCGAtgctcgccaaggacgtggagcgcgaagaggcgctcgtccaaGTGCGCCAGCAGGCCCAGCGCTACCGTGACGCGGGCTGGCAGGCGTACCTTGCGCGCATTGGCGCTGCTCGTACGTAGGCCTTAGAGTCAAGTCTGACACACAGCCCGACGATCGAcgcggctcggcgtgccgctcacGCCTCCGAGGGGGCTGCACACCAAGGCGAAGCGCACCGTGCCCaaggtcgaggaggagcagaTGACCGACGTGAAGGAGGAGGCGACACTCGAGCTGCCGGACGCGAGTCCGTCCAAGGCGTCGCCCCTTAAAAAGATCAAGATGGAGCTgaccgaggacgaggtgcgcaaggtCAAAGTGCCGCGCAACTGGCGCGACGTGTACGAGCTCATGGCcaagcagcgtgccgagatCATCACCCCGGTGGACACGATGGGGTGCGAAGAGAACGGACAGGAGAACCGCCGCGC
This sequence is a window from Malassezia japonica chromosome 5, complete sequence. Protein-coding genes within it:
- the URA3 gene encoding orotidine-5'-phosphate decarboxylase (EggNog:ENOG503NW2K; COG:L; BUSCO:EOG09263R4M; BUSCO:EOG09263Q7N); this translates as MAAQATYESRAAKHPNSCAKQLLESIAQKQSNLCVSVDVTRKEDLLEIVDTVGPFVALVKTHIDIVEDFDWDLIEQLSALSVKHKFLIFEDRKFADIGNTVSLQYSAGVHRIAHWSHLTNAHLIPGPGIISGLASVGTSLQRGLLLLAEMSTKGSLTTGAYTTANVKAAMEDESDFVMGFIAMHRVHEDPAHIPEGATDAQKAKDLLILTPGVGLDVTGDGKGQQYRTPHQVVHDSGCDVMIVGRGIYSAMLAKDVEREEALVQVRQQAQRYRDAGWQAYLARIGAARTGLHTKAKRTVPKVEEEQMTDVKEEATLELPDASPSKASPLKKIKMELTEDEVRKVKVPRNWRDVYELMAKQRAEIITPVDTMGCEENGQENRRADRGRIGPDGKQESQEESEKRLRFTTLVSLMLSSQTKDPVTADAVHKLQTTLANGLNLQSVLDASDDEIQACIAKVGFFRRKTEYLRRVAVILKEQHHGDVPQTIDELCALPGVGPKMAFLQMQSMGFNVGIGVDTHVHRISNRLGWCKTKTPEQTRLALQSWLPKELHTVINKQMVGFGQVVCVPVGPRCDLCYIGRARRCPSYHKVDAKSLVKRVPVQYWDGTVDAGYGRVPKVKQEAIDAAPEDKKLSVAKEEPLDW